Proteins co-encoded in one uncultured Methanomethylovorans sp. genomic window:
- a CDS encoding AAA family ATPase, which produces MTNASIVFSSEKGGSGKTTIAVNVTSYISHLKEDPTLLVDGDTRNQTATKMLIPSAKNDEIEQLEKSEMVITTENIINGIFKNQTAMIDTDEIIEPLELAARLCNFNDPLSHHIFTHFPEETKIILQPNKIDSVVDQTQQRIITKALAIGLTNVLYHEDLYNEEIIKEHLQLLNYTGFKFKPDTLQKLNDTEKMRSDLKFRMEANRQFLGEIYPSIFKFNYGLPIAYIFNRLGYRSTPTSPLPVNTLSLVPSKGRAIISDMCHPSQISREMDEINRCLQLKFSHVFYDTEATSNTLKNVLISMSNTEMIAVATPSNLNVEIDMLKKYMSEILVRGIILNNVLPDQLEEAVAEIQKSQLPLLSVIPMDIDGTMANLSYRNKLVIGTNTCLDYPLRITALHVLNRTRIEQKDIHRIFNDPKNLYEEMMKKRMIAKPVEIPSKNPTTQQKDKTATKKSTGKIRSITSLFNKKIGEKPVAPKK; this is translated from the coding sequence ATGACAAACGCATCAATAGTATTTTCCTCAGAGAAAGGTGGATCTGGAAAAACCACAATTGCCGTAAATGTAACATCATATATTTCACACCTGAAAGAGGATCCGACCCTCTTGGTAGACGGTGACACAAGAAATCAGACTGCAACCAAGATGTTAATTCCATCTGCAAAAAATGATGAGATTGAACAACTTGAAAAGTCAGAAATGGTAATAACCACAGAAAACATAATCAATGGTATCTTTAAAAATCAGACTGCAATGATTGATACAGATGAGATAATAGAACCATTAGAACTCGCAGCCAGATTATGCAACTTCAACGATCCACTATCACACCACATATTTACGCATTTCCCAGAAGAAACAAAAATCATTCTTCAACCCAATAAAATTGATAGTGTCGTTGATCAGACTCAACAGAGAATTATAACAAAAGCACTAGCAATAGGATTAACAAATGTCCTTTATCACGAAGATCTATATAATGAGGAAATTATAAAAGAACATTTACAACTTCTGAATTATACAGGTTTTAAATTTAAACCTGATACATTACAAAAATTAAATGATACAGAAAAAATGAGAAGCGATCTTAAATTCAGGATGGAAGCAAACAGACAATTCCTTGGAGAAATATATCCTTCCATTTTTAAGTTTAATTATGGACTTCCCATTGCATACATATTCAACAGATTGGGATACCGGTCAACTCCTACATCTCCTCTTCCTGTGAATACACTATCACTTGTACCATCAAAAGGTAGAGCAATCATCAGTGACATGTGCCATCCATCTCAGATCAGTCGTGAAATGGATGAAATAAACAGATGTCTACAGCTGAAATTCAGTCATGTATTCTATGACACTGAAGCAACGAGCAACACGCTAAAAAATGTACTTATTAGCATGAGCAACACAGAGATGATTGCAGTTGCTACCCCAAGCAACCTTAATGTCGAAATCGACATGCTGAAAAAATACATGTCCGAAATACTGGTTCGAGGAATTATCCTCAATAATGTGCTTCCCGATCAGTTAGAAGAAGCAGTCGCAGAAATTCAAAAAAGTCAATTACCTCTCCTGAGTGTAATTCCTATGGATATTGATGGGACAATGGCAAACCTATCTTACAGAAACAAACTTGTTATCGGAACAAACACCTGCTTAGACTATCCCCTTAGAATTACAGCACTACATGTACTGAACCGTACTAGAATAGAACAGAAAGATATACACAGAATCTTCAATGATCCAAAAAATCTCTATGAAGAAATGATGAAAAAACGCATGATCGCAAAACCAGTTGAAATCCCATCAAAGAATCCCACCACCCAACAAAAAGATAAAACTGCAACAAAAAAATCGACTGGTAAAATTCGCTCCATAACATCCTTGTTTAATAAGAAAATTGGAGAAAAACCAGTTGCACCTAAAAAGTAA
- a CDS encoding DNA topoisomerase, producing MRTIAILTTQHAYATQIIQALGEDSYTYNVRGIPVIEIKWKNTLYKITYFSGHLMDYSYVFPQKKAIKYTDFLSRPVKMLNKESEATNLLESVIPKSDLVIVATENTQEGDCIAVEVAKLVSKMKYSIPVKRMRCNTFSYRDIKRNLFNPESLDPSKADSYNVLMMLEHVYQNVLTHQLSNYISEKTRDHIGYFVIDTCQIPLLNLILEHEDAIEKERTNEKWSVFGKIDIGNKIGVVIEPIENVFLSKKEAGEWIKNIKHINTIATVQHIENRIVRIAPPKPLNFASLMTECGKHLDLSTNEIINILQELYKLGYISYPFTNEQEYPIDFDFLVPLKEWTVFKKRFTTICEKILENGSTYRGTSSRKTTPIYPCRPLAIQHDKDKKIQSVFSIIFRHYAGLLSGSFEIEQQKISFSVGNESFYCINGTILNNGWIGTYIFDLIELRPPLNCVPGDQFPLKKIGMNKIKPQLQQFSYFDIYTHAYTESAGFNATKTIESCIKRGFLSRSQKNLKITPLGKDIVKLFRINAPIITSFNIRNSFNLLSLDVLLSKKTFEEAINQGIHLIELVSKSILLNENEIKENIEKILIGQEFQIVGQCPNCKKALIVKQYTNPDGEFRRFVGCYGYPECKTTLSIPKIGTLEIAGLCIESNLPMFIVHTEKRDYKWGLGKGPCFQCQNENCPENQMKSRIVYTPNPDKKIELFSPLVEENN from the coding sequence ATGAGAACCATAGCCATATTAACTACCCAACATGCTTATGCAACTCAGATTATCCAAGCACTGGGAGAAGACTCTTATACATACAACGTGAGAGGAATACCTGTAATCGAAATTAAGTGGAAAAATACTCTTTACAAAATAACGTATTTTAGTGGTCATCTTATGGATTATAGCTATGTATTTCCACAAAAAAAAGCCATTAAATATACAGATTTTCTATCACGCCCAGTGAAGATGCTGAACAAGGAAAGTGAAGCAACAAACTTATTAGAATCAGTCATTCCAAAGTCAGATTTAGTAATTGTTGCAACCGAAAACACCCAAGAAGGAGATTGTATTGCTGTAGAAGTTGCAAAACTCGTTTCCAAAATGAAATATTCAATTCCCGTTAAAAGAATGAGATGCAACACATTCTCATACAGAGATATTAAAAGAAATTTATTTAATCCTGAGTCACTTGACCCATCAAAAGCTGATAGTTACAATGTCCTGATGATGCTTGAGCATGTATATCAAAATGTACTCACTCATCAATTATCTAATTATATTTCAGAAAAAACAAGAGATCACATAGGATACTTCGTAATTGATACTTGTCAAATTCCTTTACTAAATTTGATCCTTGAACACGAAGATGCCATTGAAAAAGAGAGAACAAACGAAAAATGGAGCGTTTTTGGTAAAATTGATATTGGAAATAAAATTGGAGTAGTTATTGAGCCAATTGAAAACGTATTTCTTTCAAAAAAAGAAGCTGGTGAATGGATAAAAAATATCAAACACATAAACACTATTGCAACAGTACAGCATATTGAAAATAGAATTGTGAGAATAGCTCCTCCCAAACCCCTGAATTTTGCATCTTTGATGACAGAATGTGGTAAACATTTAGATCTATCTACAAATGAAATAATTAACATTTTACAAGAACTATATAAACTCGGTTACATATCATATCCTTTTACGAATGAACAAGAATACCCTATAGATTTTGATTTCTTAGTTCCTTTGAAAGAATGGACTGTTTTTAAGAAAAGGTTTACTACGATCTGTGAAAAGATCCTCGAAAATGGAAGCACTTACAGAGGAACTAGTTCAAGAAAAACAACTCCAATATACCCCTGCAGACCACTTGCAATACAACATGATAAGGATAAGAAGATTCAAAGCGTATTTTCAATAATATTCAGACATTATGCTGGCCTTCTTTCTGGATCATTTGAAATAGAACAACAAAAAATCAGTTTTTCGGTTGGTAATGAAAGTTTTTATTGTATTAATGGAACAATCCTGAATAATGGGTGGATAGGAACATATATTTTTGATCTGATTGAACTGCGACCTCCCTTAAATTGCGTACCTGGAGATCAATTTCCACTGAAAAAAATCGGAATGAATAAAATAAAACCACAACTTCAGCAGTTCTCCTATTTTGACATTTACACACATGCATATACGGAAAGTGCTGGTTTTAATGCAACTAAAACAATAGAAAGCTGTATCAAAAGAGGTTTTCTATCTAGATCTCAGAAAAATCTAAAGATAACACCTCTCGGAAAAGATATTGTAAAACTCTTCCGAATAAATGCTCCAATAATAACTTCTTTCAACATCAGAAACTCGTTTAATTTGCTTTCACTTGATGTCCTTTTAAGTAAAAAAACATTTGAGGAAGCAATTAATCAAGGAATTCATTTGATAGAGTTGGTTTCAAAATCGATTCTATTAAATGAAAATGAAATTAAAGAAAATATTGAAAAAATACTAATTGGTCAGGAGTTCCAGATTGTCGGTCAATGCCCAAACTGTAAAAAGGCACTTATCGTTAAGCAATATACTAATCCTGATGGAGAATTCCGGAGATTTGTTGGTTGTTATGGGTATCCTGAATGCAAAACTACTTTATCTATTCCTAAGATTGGGACATTAGAGATTGCTGGATTATGTATTGAATCGAACTTACCAATGTTCATTGTACACACCGAAAAGAGAGATTATAAATGGGGATTAGGAAAAGGACCATGCTTTCAGTGTCAGAATGAGAATTGTCCTGAAAATCAAATGAAAAGCAGGATTGTTTATACACCAAATCCTGACAAAAAAATAGAGTTGTTTTCTCCTCTAGTAGAAGAAAACAACTGA
- a CDS encoding carboxypeptidase-like regulatory domain-containing protein, whose translation MYKTLGILLIAIILVGTAVATPLDIRPSLIDQEEFNSANLYGKVTNNLGIGLYGATVTARNLDTDKIYTTTTDPKGLFGLSVTRGKTYEVNVNYNGNVKNYDGLAVPLSGKRYVEVKLPPSTSINGDSTTWKWINFNHSKVAKTDFLLSRLYIGEDQYFKSLATYSLQNSGINCGKGKGYVGSKITGILNSSGIATSKTANASINVIDKQDGYFCINFNDDGIVEMVIPEEFKVSEFSGYNPQVIKCTSGIYHNTFVLIGNGEIRNDRDKITFMGKKGSVLMGINEKDDAALDEYVSLLASKKLSIIIDFFSFDNETTVIPVTLNPECKLSNMILTNDSFSFNVSTSGKQKAAVLLRTNSSEYQITSLTIDNSELKKTSTLEEAYSLAIVPKTVNIQIGNENYQYIIMPDTVQRNIQGSYTKK comes from the coding sequence ATGTACAAAACATTAGGCATTTTGCTTATAGCCATAATACTGGTAGGAACCGCTGTTGCAACTCCTCTTGATATTCGTCCATCATTAATTGATCAAGAGGAATTCAATTCTGCTAATCTATATGGAAAAGTTACAAACAACTTGGGTATCGGGCTCTATGGTGCAACTGTTACTGCTAGAAATCTCGATACTGATAAGATATATACAACAACAACTGATCCAAAAGGTCTTTTTGGATTATCAGTAACAAGAGGAAAGACATATGAAGTTAACGTGAACTACAATGGAAATGTAAAAAACTATGACGGGTTGGCAGTTCCTCTTAGTGGAAAACGCTATGTAGAAGTAAAATTACCACCTTCGACTTCAATTAATGGAGATAGCACGACATGGAAATGGATAAACTTCAATCATTCAAAAGTAGCAAAGACAGATTTCCTCCTTTCCAGACTATATATCGGAGAAGACCAATATTTTAAATCACTGGCAACATACTCTCTACAAAATTCAGGAATCAACTGTGGAAAAGGAAAAGGCTATGTAGGTTCTAAAATAACCGGGATTTTAAACAGTAGCGGAATTGCAACTTCTAAGACCGCAAATGCAAGCATAAATGTGATTGACAAACAAGATGGATACTTTTGCATAAATTTCAATGATGACGGAATTGTTGAAATGGTCATACCCGAAGAATTCAAAGTATCTGAGTTTTCAGGATACAATCCACAAGTAATCAAATGTACTAGTGGAATATATCATAACACCTTTGTTCTAATTGGAAATGGAGAAATACGCAATGATAGAGACAAAATAACATTCATGGGTAAAAAAGGATCCGTGCTCATGGGCATCAATGAAAAGGATGATGCTGCTCTTGATGAGTATGTCTCATTACTCGCAAGCAAAAAGCTAAGTATTATCATAGACTTTTTCAGTTTTGATAATGAAACAACAGTAATTCCTGTTACACTGAACCCTGAATGCAAACTTTCAAACATGATATTAACCAATGATTCATTCAGCTTTAATGTATCCACTTCCGGAAAACAGAAAGCAGCTGTCCTCTTGCGTACAAATTCAAGTGAATATCAGATTACTTCACTTACTATAGACAATTCTGAACTGAAAAAAACCAGTACATTAGAAGAAGCATATTCATTAGCTATAGTCCCAAAAACCGTTAATATTCAGATAGGCAATGAAAACTATCAATATATAATCATGCCTGATACAGTTCAACGGAATATCCAGGGATCTTATACCAAGAAATAG
- a CDS encoding IS5 family transposase: MSNKYLKFVDTALAVSGKSHLPIYSCKYSKRKYTQHQLLTLILLKEYLNVDYRSIVELVELMESLKLRIGLKEVPHYTTLHKFITRLRSILFRSLLQQTLKLFYSYGEKIEIIAIDSSGFTSGHCSYYYSFRTGKKRRSFLKVSISIDTKKFIITGFKISGKPIHDAKHAMTLLRQCHKNRQSKFYLMDKGYDSEAIHSLVREELDAVAMIPLRERKRKKIKGKYRRKMIDEFEEILYHCRNLVETMFSVLKRKYGEEVKAKKYWNQAKEVKLKLLVHNLDRYVKVTYIVQMSISTKPIY, translated from the coding sequence TTGTCAAATAAGTACTTAAAGTTTGTTGATACAGCTTTAGCTGTATCAGGAAAATCACACCTGCCGATCTATAGTTGCAAATATTCGAAAAGGAAATATACACAACACCAGCTATTGACCTTGATTTTGTTAAAAGAATATCTTAATGTAGATTACAGAAGTATTGTTGAACTTGTTGAATTAATGGAGAGTTTGAAGTTAAGAATTGGTTTAAAAGAGGTTCCACATTATACCACACTTCACAAGTTTATAACTAGACTTAGGTCAATTCTTTTCAGATCGTTGTTACAGCAAACACTAAAACTGTTCTATTCATATGGCGAAAAAATAGAGATAATTGCCATTGATTCGAGTGGATTTACGAGTGGTCACTGTAGCTACTATTACTCTTTTAGGACTGGAAAGAAACGTAGATCATTCCTAAAAGTGAGTATTTCCATTGATACAAAGAAGTTTATTATCACTGGTTTTAAGATATCTGGTAAGCCTATCCATGATGCAAAGCATGCGATGACATTGCTACGGCAATGTCATAAAAATCGCCAATCAAAGTTTTACCTTATGGACAAAGGTTACGATTCTGAAGCTATACATTCTCTAGTAAGGGAAGAACTAGACGCAGTAGCTATGATTCCTTTGAGAGAAAGGAAAAGGAAGAAGATCAAGGGTAAGTATCGTAGAAAAATGATCGATGAGTTTGAGGAAATATTGTACCATTGCAGAAATCTTGTAGAAACGATGTTCTCTGTTCTGAAAAGGAAATACGGGGAAGAAGTGAAGGCAAAAAAGTATTGGAATCAAGCAAAAGAGGTTAAATTGAAACTATTAGTGCATAACCTTGACAGGTATGTCAAGGTTACATATATTGTTCAAATGAGCATTTCTACAAAGCCCATATATTGA
- a CDS encoding helicase HerA-like domain-containing protein: MKREYDIDCKERVEDYITYGMLSDGTYPVASVNILSKYLNFEGGSLVHIKESVVFKIPTKQVFLPDPRKANVMIGRVEKAHHYALLKIANEHCFITGATGSGKTNAEFVIMEQLIRQGIKVLVIEPTKGEWFNLAGLFDLSAHGIFVPSPEIICLGNPETAVGLLFNPFTVPIGVSTDSHIQLIGNAFAVAFGDSLTPPQYSILSTCIYQLYEQYVNPSFTDLIEIIDQYDDPKQQKGMGLKEVKEALVRKMIPFTNGSIGHCFNVQNGITPQELLNNNVVINLAWLKDEKMKSFIVASMLSSCAGYLERNGTSKGEMRHKIVIEEAHRIFPAIHPSKMDSPAGGAVKVISELLKEVRASDVSVDICDQSPGAVYRDAILNTAIKLAFRTADGADKRVLEDSMMLQEEQADIMPSMMPGRCFVHAPNTFPDPFIVQFSRIDEIYKQKLVENGIRNPVPIDPNVRNLAGKTITDQRICNVASNFYRNLGILWKPYTGEEFASKRMQIRREKEIEELIEERNQESMQQPPKTMVQKETITLPAKNLDDILNYLKYTKFCPEISDKKAIILAVMKNHARFSCKSQFYCAENIATSVSNECEMIAPDVIGRFFLKLIDCGVLKHTVSQGHGAVYMIEGFDVSTVGLSPKDVKWYIPENKVDIKTESMEIQPVDVRSLENTEEGDINSIHWISGTNNNQQILYVYVKSVTPQLLSEIYFAACNAEENTPIDTIYVTGKKDVIDTIQNDIPNSMASSKDLDFIKFLTAIKLKVDESTDS; encoded by the coding sequence ATGAAAAGAGAATATGATATAGACTGCAAAGAACGGGTTGAAGACTATATTACCTATGGAATGCTATCCGATGGAACGTATCCGGTTGCATCTGTTAATATTCTTTCTAAATACTTGAATTTTGAAGGCGGGAGTCTTGTACATATAAAAGAATCAGTTGTTTTTAAAATACCCACGAAACAAGTTTTTCTTCCGGATCCCAGAAAAGCAAACGTTATGATTGGAAGAGTCGAGAAAGCCCATCATTATGCCTTACTTAAGATTGCAAATGAGCATTGCTTCATAACTGGAGCAACTGGTAGTGGTAAAACAAATGCTGAATTTGTAATTATGGAACAACTTATCAGACAAGGTATAAAGGTCCTTGTAATAGAACCAACAAAAGGAGAATGGTTTAATCTTGCTGGTCTTTTTGATCTATCTGCTCATGGTATTTTTGTACCATCTCCTGAAATAATATGTTTAGGCAATCCTGAAACTGCTGTAGGACTTCTATTCAATCCATTTACTGTTCCAATTGGAGTCTCTACAGATTCGCACATACAGCTCATTGGAAACGCTTTTGCAGTTGCTTTTGGAGACTCACTTACACCACCACAATATTCAATCCTTTCGACGTGCATATACCAATTATATGAGCAATATGTCAATCCTTCTTTTACTGACCTGATTGAAATAATCGACCAATATGATGATCCAAAACAACAGAAAGGAATGGGATTAAAAGAAGTAAAAGAAGCTCTCGTTAGAAAGATGATTCCGTTTACAAATGGGAGTATTGGACATTGCTTTAATGTTCAAAACGGAATTACCCCACAGGAGCTTCTTAACAACAATGTTGTAATAAATCTTGCATGGCTAAAAGATGAAAAAATGAAAAGCTTCATTGTAGCTTCTATGCTAAGCTCATGTGCTGGATACCTGGAGAGAAATGGAACTAGTAAAGGAGAAATGAGACATAAGATAGTCATTGAAGAAGCACATCGAATATTCCCTGCAATACATCCAAGTAAAATGGATAGTCCTGCAGGAGGAGCGGTAAAAGTCATTTCAGAACTGCTAAAAGAAGTACGTGCTAGTGATGTATCGGTAGACATATGCGACCAGTCTCCAGGAGCAGTGTATAGAGATGCAATTCTTAATACAGCAATTAAACTAGCTTTCCGTACTGCAGATGGCGCGGATAAAAGAGTACTCGAAGATAGTATGATGCTTCAAGAAGAACAGGCAGATATTATGCCAAGTATGATGCCTGGAAGATGCTTTGTTCATGCACCAAATACATTTCCTGATCCATTCATAGTTCAATTCAGTCGTATTGACGAGATATATAAACAGAAACTGGTAGAAAATGGTATCAGAAACCCCGTTCCTATAGACCCAAATGTGAGAAACCTTGCAGGAAAAACAATTACAGATCAGAGAATCTGCAATGTTGCTTCAAATTTCTACAGAAACCTTGGGATACTATGGAAACCATATACAGGAGAAGAATTTGCATCGAAGCGTATGCAGATACGCAGAGAAAAGGAAATTGAAGAATTAATCGAAGAAAGAAATCAAGAATCAATGCAACAACCACCAAAAACAATGGTACAAAAAGAGACCATCACTTTACCAGCAAAGAATTTAGATGATATTCTTAATTACCTGAAATATACGAAATTCTGTCCAGAAATCTCTGATAAAAAAGCAATTATTCTAGCCGTTATGAAAAACCATGCCCGTTTTTCATGTAAAAGTCAATTTTACTGCGCTGAGAATATTGCAACTAGTGTATCAAATGAGTGTGAGATGATTGCACCTGATGTAATTGGGAGATTTTTCCTAAAACTAATTGACTGTGGAGTTCTGAAACACACAGTTTCACAGGGACATGGTGCAGTATACATGATCGAAGGATTTGATGTCTCAACTGTAGGCTTATCTCCAAAGGATGTAAAATGGTATATCCCAGAAAACAAGGTTGATATTAAAACAGAATCAATGGAAATACAACCGGTTGACGTTAGATCTCTAGAGAACACCGAGGAAGGAGATATTAATAGCATACATTGGATCAGTGGAACGAACAATAACCAGCAAATCCTATATGTTTACGTTAAATCAGTGACACCACAGTTACTATCTGAAATATACTTTGCAGCCTGTAATGCCGAAGAAAATACTCCAATTGATACAATTTACGTAACAGGTAAAAAAGATGTTATTGATACTATACAGAACGATATTCCAAATTCCATGGCTAGTAGTAAGGATCTTGATTTCATCAAGTTCTTAACTGCTATAAAATTAAAAGTCGATGAATCAACAGATTCCTGA
- a CDS encoding ATPase, T2SS/T4P/T4SS family: MSENNSIIYSPIPRELLDIDQLKKTPCQFIMPTDIVQGEKVETIEVTCEMCPKTKCGLEELACAHFISKELSTNYGFRSLIIRGKKEQRSYHSDQMQRIYELVKIYKKVKIEPVQESTCIACQVCYEFINKLFITLKTMIISNPGVLYKNREFYKAFAENLCPSCSVPLMNFIILIEREIPVNYPEWSQFVDATSDYKIEYYVPIVESKKSDYTHLTDVSHLVPISERNVNGYTIRIAQDPFSIGNTDVSDLDDMFPVSNEDFIRRQKVYAISMELPDHVNQIISKLQSFIVNDPDTKRVWNCMIRSTAARNFIKSKVRQSISSVIGELGIDENIITNEEKEIIENKIVELTVGWGVWEIFLSDDNVNEVFAVSGRPVVVETYQDGKCRTNMVPSEEEFDRFIRMLTVNVREADFWNRVLEVVIDPEKDDIHFGKMRLTLFKKPLVENHAFIIRKHRHMQLSGSELILYGTMSPSMLAYCTMMKRRNKCNMIYVGDVGSGKTTVQLIIDTKVPKDSTLITIGDIVELDMGGSGFQNLTLYADRPGEEKIGQSRSTLIAKALRTKSDADQITEVLSPEDTHAWVHTWVAGKAGSVTYHAANIDKMLVRCGDELRSTGTLDPSTKMYIFQTVIASRRILSTEGYKYRVVGVEWVIDKKDPSTNLPLTLDLFKWDSDLDIHKFNAENFKEIYNSDKFKEVLYSVDTVKHWELPSEMEVYEKLWLSLLNCINIYKEFGIFEHIAKGNIPHFQLEIELFSDIFDAQVDMYRNKKTTDWKLLLALGKRKIYSNLINTIKEYKPDSVEDVIRRIAEYDQKEPESEFHELVIEARQAV; the protein is encoded by the coding sequence ATGTCCGAAAACAATTCAATAATCTATTCTCCAATTCCCCGTGAACTTTTAGATATAGACCAGCTAAAAAAGACACCATGCCAATTTATTATGCCCACCGATATTGTACAAGGGGAAAAAGTAGAAACAATAGAGGTCACATGTGAAATGTGTCCCAAGACGAAGTGTGGATTAGAGGAATTGGCTTGTGCTCACTTTATTTCGAAAGAACTGAGTACAAACTATGGTTTTAGATCTTTAATAATACGTGGGAAAAAAGAACAGCGATCCTATCATTCTGATCAGATGCAAAGGATATATGAACTGGTAAAGATCTACAAAAAAGTTAAAATTGAGCCTGTTCAAGAATCAACATGTATTGCTTGTCAGGTTTGTTATGAATTTATAAATAAATTGTTTATTACACTGAAAACGATGATTATATCGAATCCTGGTGTACTATATAAGAATAGAGAGTTCTATAAAGCATTTGCAGAAAATCTTTGCCCTTCATGTTCAGTTCCATTGATGAATTTCATTATACTAATCGAAAGAGAAATTCCTGTTAATTATCCCGAATGGAGTCAGTTTGTTGATGCAACATCAGATTATAAAATCGAATACTATGTTCCTATAGTTGAAAGTAAAAAGAGTGATTACACTCATCTAACTGATGTCAGTCATCTTGTTCCGATATCCGAAAGGAATGTGAATGGCTATACTATTAGAATTGCACAAGATCCTTTTTCCATTGGAAATACAGATGTATCAGATTTAGATGATATGTTTCCAGTATCTAATGAGGACTTTATACGTCGGCAAAAAGTGTATGCAATATCCATGGAACTGCCAGACCATGTTAACCAAATAATATCTAAATTACAGAGTTTTATTGTAAATGATCCAGATACAAAACGTGTATGGAATTGCATGATACGTTCAACAGCAGCTAGAAATTTTATCAAATCAAAGGTTAGACAATCAATTTCATCTGTTATTGGTGAGCTTGGAATTGATGAAAATATAATTACCAATGAAGAAAAAGAAATAATTGAAAATAAAATTGTTGAACTTACAGTTGGATGGGGAGTATGGGAAATTTTCCTCAGTGATGATAACGTAAATGAAGTATTTGCTGTATCTGGAAGGCCTGTAGTAGTAGAAACGTATCAGGATGGCAAATGCAGAACAAACATGGTTCCATCTGAAGAAGAATTTGATAGATTCATTCGAATGTTAACTGTAAATGTCCGGGAAGCCGATTTCTGGAATAGAGTTCTTGAGGTTGTAATTGATCCAGAAAAGGACGACATACATTTTGGAAAAATGCGTTTAACATTGTTCAAAAAACCGTTAGTTGAAAACCATGCTTTCATTATTAGAAAGCATCGTCATATGCAACTAAGCGGTTCAGAGCTCATATTATATGGAACGATGTCTCCTTCAATGTTAGCATATTGTACAATGATGAAAAGGCGCAATAAATGCAATATGATTTACGTAGGTGATGTTGGTTCGGGTAAAACTACTGTTCAATTGATTATCGATACAAAAGTTCCAAAAGATAGTACTCTGATTACGATAGGTGACATTGTAGAATTGGATATGGGTGGATCTGGTTTTCAAAATCTGACGTTATATGCAGATCGACCAGGAGAAGAGAAGATCGGGCAGTCCCGGTCAACTCTCATTGCAAAAGCCTTGCGTACCAAAAGTGATGCAGATCAAATCACAGAGGTACTGTCACCAGAGGATACTCATGCATGGGTTCACACATGGGTTGCAGGTAAAGCAGGATCTGTAACCTATCATGCAGCTAATATTGATAAAATGTTAGTTAGATGTGGAGATGAACTTAGAAGTACAGGAACTCTTGATCCATCAACAAAAATGTATATTTTCCAGACTGTTATTGCATCAAGACGGATTCTTTCAACTGAGGGTTACAAGTACAGAGTGGTTGGAGTCGAATGGGTAATTGATAAAAAGGATCCATCTACAAACCTTCCTCTAACATTGGATCTGTTCAAATGGGATAGTGATCTTGATATCCATAAATTTAATGCTGAAAACTTCAAGGAGATTTATAACTCAGATAAATTTAAGGAAGTCCTCTATAGTGTTGATACTGTTAAACACTGGGAGCTGCCATCCGAAATGGAAGTATATGAGAAGTTGTGGTTATCTCTTCTGAATTGTATCAATATTTACAAAGAATTTGGTATATTTGAACATATTGCAAAAGGAAATATTCCGCATTTCCAACTAGAAATTGAACTATTCAGCGATATATTTGATGCTCAGGTTGACATGTATAGAAATAAGAAAACTACTGACTGGAAACTATTACTAGCTTTAGGTAAGAGAAAAATATATTCGAATCTAATAAACACGATCAAAGAATATAAACCAGATTCTGTAGAGGATGTCATAAGAAGGATAGCTGAATATGATCAAAAAGAACCAGAATCTGAGTTTCATGAATTGGTTATAGAAGCTAGGCAAGCTGTGTGA
- the tnpA gene encoding IS200/IS605 family transposase: protein MVSTRWTHSNTTVYNIGYHIIWCPKYRRKVLTDDIEIRLKELLHSKASELELTIEKMEVMPDHVHLFVKAPPTASPHWIVQQLKGYTSHELRKEFSHLKSRLPTLWTRSYYVESCGHISEQTIKRYIEEQKNK from the coding sequence ATGGTTAGTACACGATGGACACATAGCAATACAACGGTCTATAATATTGGATATCATATTATTTGGTGTCCAAAATACAGGAGAAAGGTGCTAACTGATGATATAGAAATTCGACTCAAAGAATTGCTACATTCCAAAGCATCTGAACTTGAATTAACAATTGAAAAGATGGAAGTGATGCCAGACCATGTTCATCTGTTTGTTAAAGCACCGCCTACCGCAAGTCCACATTGGATAGTACAACAGTTGAAGGGATATACATCACACGAATTAAGGAAAGAATTTAGCCACCTTAAATCCAGATTACCTACACTATGGACACGTAGCTATTATGTAGAATCATGTGGACACATCAGTGAACAGACTATTAAACGATACATTGAGGAACAGAAGAATAAATGA